A DNA window from Loxodonta africana isolate mLoxAfr1 chromosome 7, mLoxAfr1.hap2, whole genome shotgun sequence contains the following coding sequences:
- the LOC100672002 gene encoding olfactory receptor 10AG1-like: MKMLFKNVNELTILNLSYPQTESKLKAEESDNTTIMEFVLVGFSDVPNLQWILLGIFLAIYLIILLGNSIIILITRIDPTLQNPMYFFLGNFSFLEIRYVTTTVPRMHRDIWTQKGNIRFLTCATQMSFVLIFGGTECLLLRVMAYDYYVAICNSLHYPVVMNHRVCIQLVAGSWISGIPVEIGQTCQIFSLSFCGSNTINHFFCDIPPILKLACGNTIVNEVAVYIVAVVFFMVPFPLIVTSYGKIISNILKLFSARGRAKAFSTCSSHLTVVVLFYGTAAINFLQPKSNQSEGLGKLLSLFYAILTPMMNPIIYSLRNKDVMEALKKLLPKLLT; the protein is encoded by the coding sequence ATGAAAATGCTTTTCAAAAATGTGAATGAACTAACCATCTTGAATTTATCATATCCACAGACGGAAAGCAAATTAAAAGCAGAAGAATCTGATAATACTACAATTATGGAGTTTGTTCTTGTGGGGTTTTCTGATGTACCCAATTTACAGTGGATTCTCTTGGGGATATTTTTAGCCATATATCTGATCATTTTGTTGGGCAATAGCATCATAATACTGATAACAAGAATTGACCCCACTCTCCAGAAccccatgtattttttccttggcaatttttcCTTCTTAGAAATACGTTATGTAACAACCACCGTCCCAAGAATGCACAGGGATATTTGGACCCAGAAAGGAAATATTCGTTTTTTGACCTGTGCTACTCAAATGTCTTTTGTTCTTATATTTGGAGGCACAGAGTGTTTGCTCCTGAGAGTGATGGCCTATGACtactatgtggccatttgtaactCCCTGCACTATCCTGTAGTCATGAACCACAGGGTCTGTATCCAGCTGGTGGCTGGCTCCTGGATCAGTGGAATTCCAGTCGAAATTGGGCAAACATGCCAGATTTTCTCTCTGTCCTTTTGTGGGTCTAACACAATTAACCATTTCTTCTGTGACATCCCCCCAATACTCAAGCTTGCTTGTGGAAACACAATTGTGAATGAGGTGGCGGTCTATATAGTTGCTGTGGTGTTTTTCATGGTTCCATTTCCATTGATTGTTACCTCCTATGGCAAAATTATCTCAAATATCCTGAAATTGTTCTCAGCCAGAGGGAGGgccaaagccttctccacctgctctTCTCACCTGACAGTTGTAGTCTTATTCTATGGAACAGCTGCTATCAATTTTTTACAGCCCAAGTCAAATCAATCTGAAGGCCTGGGGAAGCTGCTCTCTCTTTTCTATGCCATTTTGACACCTATGATGAATCCCATTATATATAGCCTGAGGAACAAAGACGTCATGGAGGCACTGAAGAAATTACTACCTAAGTTATTAACATGA